The Helianthus annuus cultivar XRQ/B chromosome 16, HanXRQr2.0-SUNRISE, whole genome shotgun sequence genome includes a window with the following:
- the LOC110915013 gene encoding calcium uptake protein, mitochondrial yields MSSLRRSTPSIHRHIRSLSSASSSFIAAPITTTTTGSNSNSYNQNPNLLRWISAAVAGTGIGVGVSLYWCYPSESSTHAVKSVMSFADWLTATVDDVKKSYEGQSLSSSNFFIRDALRRRIFFNYEKRLRSLSPPEKVFEYFASVKNSEGETLMTPGDLMRAIVPVFPPSESNLVREGYLRGERLPGELHCAPSQFFMLFDVNNDGRISFKEYIFFVTVLAIPESSFSVAFKMFDIDNDGEIDREEFKKVMALMRSHNRQGSFNKRGHRTGLRIGDRVENGGLVHYFFGEDGNQRLHHDKFVQFLRDLHDEMIGLEFSHYDFNSSGAIPAKDFMLSMVASGDIRHMNKLLDRVDEIDKEPDLKDIRITFEEFKNFAELRKKLQPFSLALFSYGQVNGFLTRNDFQRAASHVCGVSLSDNVIELIFHLFDANQDGHLCSDEFLRVMHRREKETAQLTNSGIMKVY; encoded by the exons ATGTCTTCTCTCCGGCGATCTACTCCGTCCATCCACCGCCACATCCGATCACTCTCCTCTGCATCCTCTTCGTTTATCGCCGCaccaatcaccaccaccaccaccggttccAATTCCAATTCCTACAACCAAAACCCTAACTTATTACGGTGGATTTCCGCCGCCGTCGCCGGCACCGGAATCGGCGTCGGAGTATCTCTTTACTGGTGTTATCCTTCGGAATCTTCTACGCATGCGGTTAAATCGGTTATGAGCTTTGCTGATTGGTTGACCGCAACCGTTGACGATGTGAAGAAGTCGTACGAAGGTCAAAGTTTGTCAAGTTCTAACTTCTTCATTAGAG ATGCGTTGAGGAGAAGGATCTTCTTCAACTATGAGAAAAGATTGAGGTCGTTAAGTCCGCCTGAAAAG GTCTTTGAGTATTTTGCATCAGTCAAGAATAGTGAAGGGGAAACTCTTATGACACCTGGAGATTTGATGCGTGCTATTGTTCCTGTTTTCCCTCCGTCTGAGTCGAACCTTGTAAGAGAAGGATATCTTAGAGGAGAAAGGCTGCCAGGGGAGTTGCATTGTGCACCTTCACAATTTTTCATGCTTTTTGATGTAAACAACGATGGCCGCATATCCTTTAAAGA GTATATATTTTTTGTTACAGTACTCGCCATACCTGAGTCCAGCTTTTCAGTGGCTTTCAAAATGTTTGACATTGACAATGATGG AGAGATAGATAGAGAAGAATTTAAAAAAGTAATGGCGTTGATGCGAAGTCATAATAGACAAGGGTCTTTTAATAAGAGGGGACATCGCACTGGACTTAGGATTGGAGATCGTGTAGAAAATGGAGGACTGGTGCACTACTTCTTTGGTGAAGATGGCAACCAGCGACTGCATCATGATAAATTTGTTCAGTTTTTAAGGGATCTCCATGATGAG ATGATAGGGTTGGAGTTCTCGCATTATGATTTCAATTCGAGTGGTGCAATACCAGCCAAAGATTTTATGTTGTCAATGGTTGCATCTGGTGATATACGTCATATGAACAAATTGCTTGACCGTGTGGATGAAATAGATAAGGAGCCTGATCTTAAAGATATACGCATTACGTTTGAGGAATTCAAAAACTTTGCAGAATTACGTAAAAAATTGCAGCCGTTTTCTCTAGCCCTTTTCAGCTATGGGCAAGTCAATGGGTTCTTGACAAGAAATGATTTTCAACGAGCAGCTTCCCAT GTATGCGGTGTATCACTGAGTGACAATGTAATAGAGCTGATATTTCACCTATTTGATGCAAATCAAGATGGTCATTTATGTTCCGATGAGTTTTTACGCGTTATGCATAGACGAGAAAAAGAAACGGCTCAACTCACTAACTCAGGAATCATGAAGGTGTACTAA